The following proteins are encoded in a genomic region of Astatotilapia calliptera chromosome 22, fAstCal1.2, whole genome shotgun sequence:
- the c19h1orf216 gene encoding uncharacterized protein c19h1orf216 isoform X1 has product MQPLGGIGRLFHVFYRARRPHFKIIGIHPAAGLLSENQSRPVMLHHQDQPLNSAYGSSNSSSSFQNRKCDKDGNFNFLPRKDDEDYTGNVEGGGDENRNQVRPRNLGPLGRDPPNSGVLSPRSRMSCWSRLEPLPEIEGGDDGYGRVPPDGAEERRMEEEEGRMMMNQDDEKQREKREQQRRKGSTDFRGRQEEDYDALLDDEWGDSDSESEYSYRSGGSMSSLNMESGGEGMLMGGLDRIGVGEPKSSHPESGPAGNRDPATRQRSFSRKSLPGSNLGNLEERAEDQDDDDDQSSDSDGEMPELMDTVWTLRDRERFKAQEMEKHQVQLTMYRRLALIRWVRTLQGRVQEQQNRLQSSFDVILTHRKELLRMGAAAAIANTAPAAAVSQS; this is encoded by the exons ATGCAGCCACTGGGCGGCATTGGACGCCTTTTTCACGTTTTCTACAGAGCCAGGCGTCCTCATTTCAAGATTATAGGCATCCACCCAGCAGCAGGACTGCTTAG TGAGAATCAGTCGAGGCCAGTGATGCTTCATCATCAGGACCAGCCTCTGAACTCAGCCTATGGAAGCTCCAACAGTAGTTCCTCGTTCCAAAACAGGAAGTGCGACAAAGACGGCAACTTCAACTTCCTGCCAAGGAAAGATGATGAGGACTACACGGGCAAtgtagaaggaggaggagatgagaaCCGAAACCAGGTGCGGCCCCGAAACTTGGGCCCACTTGGGCGTGACCCCCCAAACTCAGGGGTTCTGTCGCCGCGCTCCCGCATGTCCTGCTGGAGCCGCCTTGAGCCTCTGCCTGAAATCGAAGGTGGGGACGATGGTTATGGTAGAGTGCCCCCTGATGGAgcggaggagaggaggatggaggaagaggagggaaggATGATGATGAACCAGGATGATGAGAAGCAAAGAGAGAAGAgggagcagcagaggaggaagGGCAGCACAGACTTCAGAGGAAGACAGGAAGAGGATTATGATGCACTGCTGGACGACGAATGGGGAGACAGTGACTCCGAGTCGGAGTACAGCTACCGGTCTGGCGGCAGCATGTCTTCCCTCAACATGGAAAGCGGGGGAGAAGGGATGCTCATGGGAGGCCTGGACCGCATCGGTGTCGGGGAACCAAAATCGAGTCATCCGGAAAGTGGCCCAGCAGGAAACAGAGACCCAGCCACGAGACAAAGAAGCTTTAGCCGCAAGTCCCTCCCAGGAAGCAACCTGGGAAATCTGGAGGAAAGAGCGGAAGATCAAGACGATGATGACGATCAGTCCTCCGACTCAGACGGCGAGATGCCAGAGCTGATGGACACCGTATGGACGCTGCGGGACCGTGAGCGCTTCAAGGCTCAGGAAATGGAGAAGCACCAGGTGCAGCTGACCATGTATCGCCGCCTGGCGCTGATTCGCTGGGTCCGCACCCTTCAGGGCCGCGTCCAGGAACAGCAGAACCgccttcagtccagctttgaTGTCATCCTCACTCACAGGAAGGAGTTGCTGCGAATGGGCGCCGCCGCTGCCATAGCCAACACTGCTCCcgctgctgctgtcagccaaTCGTGA
- the c19h1orf216 gene encoding uncharacterized protein c19h1orf216 isoform X2, with product MGENQSRPVMLHHQDQPLNSAYGSSNSSSSFQNRKCDKDGNFNFLPRKDDEDYTGNVEGGGDENRNQVRPRNLGPLGRDPPNSGVLSPRSRMSCWSRLEPLPEIEGGDDGYGRVPPDGAEERRMEEEEGRMMMNQDDEKQREKREQQRRKGSTDFRGRQEEDYDALLDDEWGDSDSESEYSYRSGGSMSSLNMESGGEGMLMGGLDRIGVGEPKSSHPESGPAGNRDPATRQRSFSRKSLPGSNLGNLEERAEDQDDDDDQSSDSDGEMPELMDTVWTLRDRERFKAQEMEKHQVQLTMYRRLALIRWVRTLQGRVQEQQNRLQSSFDVILTHRKELLRMGAAAAIANTAPAAAVSQS from the exons ATGGG TGAGAATCAGTCGAGGCCAGTGATGCTTCATCATCAGGACCAGCCTCTGAACTCAGCCTATGGAAGCTCCAACAGTAGTTCCTCGTTCCAAAACAGGAAGTGCGACAAAGACGGCAACTTCAACTTCCTGCCAAGGAAAGATGATGAGGACTACACGGGCAAtgtagaaggaggaggagatgagaaCCGAAACCAGGTGCGGCCCCGAAACTTGGGCCCACTTGGGCGTGACCCCCCAAACTCAGGGGTTCTGTCGCCGCGCTCCCGCATGTCCTGCTGGAGCCGCCTTGAGCCTCTGCCTGAAATCGAAGGTGGGGACGATGGTTATGGTAGAGTGCCCCCTGATGGAgcggaggagaggaggatggaggaagaggagggaaggATGATGATGAACCAGGATGATGAGAAGCAAAGAGAGAAGAgggagcagcagaggaggaagGGCAGCACAGACTTCAGAGGAAGACAGGAAGAGGATTATGATGCACTGCTGGACGACGAATGGGGAGACAGTGACTCCGAGTCGGAGTACAGCTACCGGTCTGGCGGCAGCATGTCTTCCCTCAACATGGAAAGCGGGGGAGAAGGGATGCTCATGGGAGGCCTGGACCGCATCGGTGTCGGGGAACCAAAATCGAGTCATCCGGAAAGTGGCCCAGCAGGAAACAGAGACCCAGCCACGAGACAAAGAAGCTTTAGCCGCAAGTCCCTCCCAGGAAGCAACCTGGGAAATCTGGAGGAAAGAGCGGAAGATCAAGACGATGATGACGATCAGTCCTCCGACTCAGACGGCGAGATGCCAGAGCTGATGGACACCGTATGGACGCTGCGGGACCGTGAGCGCTTCAAGGCTCAGGAAATGGAGAAGCACCAGGTGCAGCTGACCATGTATCGCCGCCTGGCGCTGATTCGCTGGGTCCGCACCCTTCAGGGCCGCGTCCAGGAACAGCAGAACCgccttcagtccagctttgaTGTCATCCTCACTCACAGGAAGGAGTTGCTGCGAATGGGCGCCGCCGCTGCCATAGCCAACACTGCTCCcgctgctgctgtcagccaaTCGTGA